One part of the Prunus persica cultivar Lovell chromosome G5, Prunus_persica_NCBIv2, whole genome shotgun sequence genome encodes these proteins:
- the LOC18777399 gene encoding calmodulin-binding protein 60 A codes for MSQKRHQEDGKGRSEGTGSPEDKRRRLPTFHNAVLEMMKLNTVQHLLEPILEPLIRKVVKEEVELALRKHLTNMKQNCGKETHPSESRILKLQFLNNLSLPVFTGARIEGEECSTIQVALVDCFTGHVVKSGPESSAKVEIVVLEGDFDGDEGDNWTLEEFKNNIVREREGKKPLLTGDAVLNFKDGVGLVGEISFTDNSSWTRSRRFRLGARVLDKFDGTRIKEAKTESFIVRDHRGELYKKHHPPSLLDEVWRLEKIGKDGAFHKRLSRENINTVKDFLTLLFIDSSRLRNILGTGMSAKMWEVTVEHAQTCILDKRMYLYCPPSSQQRTGVVFNIVGQVMGLLLECEFIPISKLSEAQKADGQKLVISAFEHWEEVIPFDDEASLRGASSNFTSALHTSTSPRADDPDGSKFLASQKVGGFDYPHPSVSSPDIISSIYSVGSTSGLDDYPLHNIDGLGLRYDQTLSFPGQVTNSLICDTDPMAHALFDEDNLQFFDADLHSQNIISESQADLQSAVDGFLLTRSTAVAISDKAQRRWTKLFSVLKWFSIRRSVALKRSRVREIQRY; via the exons ATGTCGCAGAAGAGACACCAAGAAGATGGTAAGGGTCGATCAGAAGGGACTGGCAGTCCTGAGGACAAACGCAGAAGGCTTCCTACTTTTCACAA TGCGGTTCTGGAAATGATGAAGTTGAACACAGTCCAGCATTTACTGGAGCCAATTCTAGAGCCTTTGATTCGGAAAGTT GTTAAAGAGGAAGTTGAGTTGGCCCTAAGAAAGCATTTGACCAATATGAAACA GAATTGTGGGAAAGAAACACATCCTTCTGAATCAAGAATCTTAAAGCTACAGTTCTTAAATAATCTTTCTCTTCCGGTATTTACTGGAGCTCgaattgaaggagaagaatGCTCCACTATACAAGTAGCTTTGGTTGATTGCTTTACTGGGCATGTTGTTAAATCTGGGCCTGAATCGTCAGCCAAGGTGGAAATAGTTGTGCTTGAGGGTGATTTTGATGGTGATGAGGGTGACAATTGGACActtgaagagttcaagaataacattgtaagagagagagaaggaaagaaaccTCTTCTTACAGGAGATGCAGTCCTGAATTTTAAAGATGGAGTTGGTCTTGTGGGTGAGATTTCTTTTACAGATAATTCAAGCTGGACGAGGAGCCGTAGGTTCAGGCTAGGAGCAAGAGTTTTAGATAAATTTGATGGAACTAGaataaaagaagcaaagaCAGAATCATTTATTGTCAGGGATCACCGTGGAGAAT TGTACAAGAAACACCACCCACCATCTCTGCTTGATGAGGTGTGGAGACTAGAAAAGATTGGCAAGGACGGAGCTTTCCATAAGCGTTTGAGTCGGGAAAACATCAACACTGTGAAGGATTTTCTCACCCTACTCTTCATAGACTCTTCAAGGCTTCGGAAT ATCCTTGGCACGGGTATGTCTGCTAAGATGTGGGAAGTCACAGTCGAGCATGCGCAGACATGTATACTTGATAAGAGGATGTACTTGTACTGCCCTCCCAGTTCACAGCAGAGAACCGGTGTGGTCTTCAACATTGTGGGGCAAGTGATGGGACTACTTTTGGAATGTGAATTCATTCCTATTAGTAAGCTGTCTGAAGCACAAAAG GCTGATGGCCAGAAGTTGGTAATTTCTGCCTTCGAACACTGGGAAGAAGTAATCCCATTTGATGATGAAGCCTCTCTTAGAGGTGCTTCTTCAAACTTTACCAGTGCTCTTCACACATCGACCTCACCAAGGGCAGATGATCCTGATGGAAGCAAGTTTTTGGCTTCTCAAAAGGTTGGTGGATTTGATTATCCACACCCATCTGTCTCTTCTCCAGATATCATCTCATCCATCTATTCTGTGGGGAGCACCAGTGGCTTGGATGATTATCCCTTGCACAACATTGATGGCCTGGGTCTTAGATACGACCAGACTTTGAGTTTCCCAGGTCAAGTCACCAACTCCCTGATCTGTGACACCGATCCCATGGCTCATGCTTTATTTGATGAGGATAATCTACAGTTTTTTGATGCTGATCTTCATTCCCAGAACATAATTTCAGAATCACAAGCTGATCTACAAAGCGCTGTAGATGGCTTCTTGTTGACGCGTTCCACAGCTGTTGCCATATCTGATAAAGCTCAGAGGAGATGGACAAAGCTATTCAGTGTGCTGAAGTGGTTCTCAATTAGGAGGAGTGTGGCTCTGAAACGAAGTCGAGTTCGAGAAATTCAAAGATATTAG